Proteins from a genomic interval of Yarrowia lipolytica chromosome 1E, complete sequence:
- a CDS encoding uncharacterized protein (Compare to YALI0E28336g, weakly similar to uniprot|Q08294 Saccharomyces cerevisiae YOL155c), whose product MKHSTFTLAALLTLVHAQNNPLVASIAQNVVAGIVSAKTDNDVSDQQATSEIQSVVDIVSANTDVQNLIGSFGSLAANGVDSSNFPELLSMATATLSAFEGSPDFSKASEGFKNVLTHYNVPEAKSNVANNLALIINAVTVALPTLTPEHSSEWAAATSQVMQLASSLGLDATAASSAAPSTSAASAAPSSSSNSGGNSGGNAGGAAGGSSGGSSGGSSGGSSNSGTNSGSNGNSGGNSGEVTTVVVGPPGQSTSISARSTVTVYATGGGNGQPTTIEKPKPSQQNGSGSRLYNVRLTGLVAIAGVVVALI is encoded by the coding sequence ATGAAACATTCGACCTTCACCCTAGCTGCGCTGCTGACGCTCGTGCACGCCCAGAACAACCCTCTGGTCGCCTCCATCGCCCAAAATGTCGTGGCTGGTATTGTCTCAGCCAAAACAGACAACGACGTGTCTGACCAGCAGGCCACCTCCGAGATCCAAAGTGTGGTCGACATTGTCAGCGCCAACACTGACGTGCAGAACCTGATTGGCAGTTTCGGATCCCTGGCCGCGAACGGTGTCGACTCGTCGAATTTCCCCGAGCTGCTATCTATGGCCACTGCCACTCTAAGTGCCTTTGAGGGCTCGCCTGACTTCTCGAAGGCCTCCGAGGGCTTTAAGAACGTGCTGACTCACTACAACGTGCCCGAGGCCAAGTCTAATGTGGCAAACAATCTCGCTCTCATCATCAACGCAGTCACAGTCGCTCTACCCACCCTCACCCCTGAACACAGCAGTGAATGGGCGGCAGCAACTTCGCAGGTGATGCAGCTGGCCTCTTCCTTGGGTCTCGATGCGACCGCCGCCTCAAGTGCTGCGCCGAGCACTAGTGCTGCCAGTGCAGCTCCTAGTTCTAGTTCCAACTCTGGGGGAAACTCTGGGGGCAATGCGggtggagcagctggaggcaGCTCTGGAGGCAGCTCTGGAGGCAGCTCTGGAGGATCCAGCAACTCTGGAACCAACTCCGGCTCCAATGGTAACTCGGGAGGAAACTCGGGCGAAGTTACCACTGTTGTCGTTGGACCACCGGGCCAGTCTACTTCCATCAGCGCTCGAAGCACAGTTACAGTCTATGCCACTGGAGGTGGTAACGGACAGCCCACTACCATCGAGAAACCCAAGCCCTCGCAACAAAACGGCAGCGGATCCAGACTGTACAACGTGCGACTGACTGGCTTGGTCGCAATTGCAGGCGTTGTGGTTGCTCTGATCTAG
- a CDS encoding uncharacterized protein (Compare to YALI0E28358g, similar to Saccharomyces cerevisiae AVT2 (YEL064C); ancestral locus Anc_1.80, similar to KLLA0C02277g Kluyveromyces lactis IPF 6652.1): MSDQNHVELESLAESDDYQVESDNDDGGHVTQTLLGNNPGLAEVTAESEKSNMKMAFMNMANSIIGAGIIGQPYAVHESGLIAGILLLVGLTFLIDWTIRLIVVNAKLSGTDTYQATCRKCFGKTGLIAISLAQGCFAFGGSIAFCVIIGDTIPHVLGALFPSLLGGEDSGPSILVNRQFIIVICTCLISYPLALNRNIAHLAKASALALVSMLVIVILVIVRGPQLAPEYKGTFDGHALSISPGLFQGVSVISFAFVCHHNSLLIYDSLKRPTMDRFATVTHWSTGVSMVACLAMGVGGFVIFVDKTKGNVLNNFPASDVMANVARFCFGFNMLTTLPLEIFVCREVFTTYFWPGDEFKWIRHIVTTTVMMLTAMCVALITCNLGVILELVGATSACVMAYILPPLCYLKLTKNKSLKQKAPYYLVAGFGVLVMLFSTIQSLLKIVNGEEEGSHCDVN; this comes from the coding sequence ATGTCGGATCAAAATCACGTCGAGCTGGAAAGCTTGGCAGAATCGGACGACTACCAGGTTGAAAGCGACAACGACGATGGCGGACACGTTACCCAGACGTTACTGGGCAACAATCCCGGGTTAGCCGAGGTCACGGCTGAATCTGAGAAGTCCAACATGAAAATGGCATTTATGAACATGGCCAACTCGATTATCGGCGCCGGAATCATCGGCCAGCCCTACGCCGTGCATGAGAGTGGTCTTATTGCGGGAATCCTGCTACTGGTTGGTCTGACGTTCCTGATCGACTGGACGATTCGACTCATCGTGGTCAACGCCAAGTTGTCAGGTACAGACACGTATCAAGCCACCTGCCGCAAATGTTTTGGTAAGACCGGTCTCATTGCCATCTCTCTGGCCCAGGGCTGCTTTGCATTTGGTGGATCGATCGCGTTCTGTGTCATTATCGGAGACACTATTCCGCATGTTCTGGGAGCACTTTTCCCGTCTCTTCTGGGTGGTGAGGACTCGGGACCTTCGATCCTCGTCAACAGACAGTTTATTATTGTTATTTGCACGTGTCTGATCTCTTATCCGTTGGCTCTGAACAGAAATATTGCCCATTTGGCCAAGGCCTCGGCTTTGGCTTTGGTATCCATGCTGGTCATTGTCATTCTTGTGATTGTCCGAGGACCCCAGCTTGCTCCTGAGTACAAGGGCACTTTTGATGGACACGCTCTGAGTATCAGCCCGGGACTGTTTCAGGGAGTGTCAGTCATCTCTTTCGCCTTTGTCTGTCACCACAACTCTCTGCTGATCTACGACTCTCTGAAACGACCTACTATGGATAGATTCGCTACAGTTACCCACTGGTCTACCGGAGTCTCCATGGTGGCTTGTCTGGCCATGGGAGTGGGTGGGTTCGTCATTTTCgtcgacaagaccaagggaAACGTTCTCAACAACTTCCCAGCCTCTGATGTCATGGCCAACGTTGCGCGATTCTGTTTTGGCTTCAACATGCTCACCACCCTGCCTCTGGAGATCTTCGTTTGCAGAGAAGTCTTCACTACATACTTTTGGCCTGGCGATGAGTTCAAGTGGATTAGACACATTGTTACTACCACGGTGATGATGCTCACCGCCATGTGTGTTGCTCTGATCACCTGTAACCTGGGTGTTATTCTAGAACTCGTCGGAGCTACCTCAGCTTGCGTCATGGCATATATCCTGCCTCCCCTGTGCTATTTGAAGCTGACCAAGAACAAGAGTCTAAAACAGAAGGCTCCTTACTATCTGGTGGCAGGATTTGGAGTGCTAGTCatgctcttctccaccatccaATCACTGCTGAAGATTGTGAAtggagaggaagagggCAGTCATTGTGACGTGAACTAG
- a CDS encoding uncharacterized protein (Compare to YALI0E28371g, similar to uniprot|P46675 Saccharomyces cerevisiae YLR045c STU2 suppressor of a cs tubulin mutation, similar to Saccharomyces cerevisiae STU2 (YLR045C); ancestral locus Anc_5.123) has protein sequence MSEEEDFNAIPVMDRMVHKNWKARQSAYEELKDKFTTSPSEADPIFAPFLDNPGLYKKIVGDTNVVAQDQGIQSLAAFLQFGGTQACLRTRSVVVPILAEKGLASARAGTKTSSTESLLWYIELDVPDPVVEDVVALLGHRTPKVIAANLKCLVDMVAAFGKTIDPKPVFKALPKLLTHADKNVRAEAMNFIVEVQKWHGQPLMDAILPSWNLKPVQQKELDEKFAANAAAGKPTQARLLRSQQQVLSTASANGIESDEMDVDNGGDEEDSDPLALVEAKDVLSQVPANFYTEVTSAKWKERKEGLEAVLPVLQSGGPKLQEGDYGELLRAMAKVVHKDANVQCVQVAAQCIETVANGLPGNAFARYRFTLQAVLERTKEKKASVAEALGKALDAIACKLPFGEVVEDTLPFVSHKTPQVRIESLNFILRLLSTIKEYPSDQDLDHVIKAVLKTLSDTQAPVREISMQVLGTARKLIGERAFEQHFKGVDDIRKTKIVEYYDKATVVARPKAKPTPKPATRAPPPSASASASNKRPSVATPGQRKLVRPGGGVIRKPFTGSNAGPSSGFGSTDSKPVQSSGYGQSSGYGQSRTGLMKQPLKKIPASPSIDSFGPAASSADIEELEELRAAKETWIKEKETLMAAFEAEKQKFAAEKQRLLDEINSLQHSKADILEQHTKDAVSFKSKETQFSRMQGDLQAAYKRISELETAASASQAVKQEPREMSPSVDAEASFRELSLGGEGGGSERVGGDRRISRDLSGGNNFNAGSNGTREFRPGHGGNSGSRDFGVGNRGSRDFGVGNGSRDYLGGNGHDYGTRESAVSRALSPDRRDSYRPQAQESWQRAAEVTNQLKARIEAMKARQKMY, from the exons ATGagtgaagaagaagatttTAATGCGATTCCGGTGATGGACCGAATGGTCCACAAG AACTGGAAAGCGCGACAATCAGCTTATGAAGAGTTGAAGGACAAGTTCacgacatctccaagcGAAGCGGACCCCATTTTCGCGCCTTTCCTCGACAACCCTGGGCtgtacaagaagattgtcgGTGACACGAACGTGGTTGCTCAGGATCAAGGTATTCAATCTTTGGCAGCCTTCCTTCAGTTTGGAGGTACCCAGGCTTGTTTGAGAACACGGTCTGTAGTGGTTCCTATTCTTGCTGAAAAGGGACTAGCTTCCGCACGAGCAGGCACAAAAACTTCTTCTACAGAATCCCTGTTATGGTACATTGAACTGGACGTCCCTGATCCTGTTGTGGAGGATGTTGTTGCTTTGTTGGGCCATAGAACACCCAAGGTGATCGCTGCCAACCTGAAGTGTTTGGTGGACATGGTCGCAGCATTTGGAAAGACAATCGACCCTAAGCCCGTGTTCAAGGCTCTTCCTAAGCTGCTTACTCATGCAGACAAGAATGTGCGAGCAGAGGCGATGAACTTCATTGTTGAGGTTCAAAAGTGGCATGGTCAGCCTCTGATGGACGCAATTTTGCCCAGCTGGAACCTCAAACCTGTACAGCAGAAGGAACTCGATGAGAAGTTTGCTGCTAAcgcagctgctggaaaaccTACCCAAGCTCGACTTCTCAGATCTCAACAACAGGTGCTTTCTACAGCTTCGGCCAACGGAATCGAGTCCGACGAGATGGATGTGGACAATGGgggtgatgaggaggatTCGGAccctctggctctggtggaAGCCAAGGATGTGCTGTCTCAGGTTCCAGCAAACTTTTACACAGAAGTTACATCAGCCAAGTGGAAGGAACGAAAGGAGGGGTTGGAGGCAGTTCTACCTGTACTTCAGAGCGGAGGCCCCAAATTACAGGAGGGAGACTACGGAGAACTTCTCAGAGCTATGGCTAAGGTGGTTCACAAGGATGCCAACGTGCAATGTGTGCAGGTGGCTGCTCAGTGTATCGAGACAGTGGCGAATGGGTTGCCCGGTAACGCGTTTGCACGATACCGATTCACTCTCCAAGCTGTTCTGGAGCGAACGAAGGAGAAAAAAGCTTCTGTGGCTGAAGCACTGGGCAAAGCTCTCGATGCTATTGCTTGCAAGCTCCCCTTTGgcgaggtggtggaagatACATTGCCGTTCGTGTCCCATAAGACTCCCCAGGTGCGGATTGAGTCTCTGAACTTCATTCTGCGTCTTTTGTCGACTATCAAGGAGTATCCTAGTGACCAGGACTTGGATCATGTGATCAAGGCGGTTCTGAAGACACTTTCTGATACCCAGGCTCCTGTCCGAGAGATTTCCATGCAGGTTCTTGGTACTGCTCGAAAGCTGATTGGAGAACGGGCCTTTGAGCAGCATTTCAAGGGCGTTGACGATATCCGAAAGACGAAAATCGTCGAGTACTACGATAAGGCAACAGTGGTGGCTAGGCCCAAGGCCAAGCCTACCCCAAAGCCTGCTACTCgcgctcctcctccttctgcctctgcttctgcaTCTAACAAACGTCCTTCTGTGGCTACTCCTGGTCAACGGAAACTGGTTCGACCCGGTGGAGGTGTTATTCGAAAGCCCTTTACTGGATCCAATGCcggtccttcttctggattTGGATCTACCGACAGCAAGCCAGTTCAGTCATCTGGATATGGTCAGTCTTCAGGATACGGCCAATCTCGAACTGGGTTGATGAAGCAAcctctcaagaagattcCTGCAAGCCCGAGTATCGACTCTTTCGGACCAGCAGCTTCCTCAGCAGATATTGAGGAACTAGAGGAGCTGAGAGCCGCTAAGGAAACTTggatcaaggagaaggagacatTGATGGCTGCTTTTGAGGCCGAAAAGCAAAAGTTTGCAGCTGAGAAGCAGAGATTGCTTGACGAGATCAACTCTCTGCAACATTCCAAGGCAGACATTCTAGAACAACACACCAAAGACGCTGTTTCGTTCAAGAGCAAAGAGACACAGTTCTCCCGGATGCAGGGGGATTTGCAGGCTGCTTACAAGCGGATTTCTGAGCTGGaaactgctgcttctgcttctcagGCTGTGAAGCAAGAACCCCGAGAGATGTCACCCTCTGTTGACGCTGAGGCATCGTTCAGAGAGCTGTCGTTGGGTggggaaggaggagggagtgagagagttggaggagacagacgaatatcacgtgacttaaGCGGAGGAAACAACTTTAATGCGGGAAGCAACGGCACGCGTGAATTCAGGCCTGGTCATGGAGGTAACAGcggctcacgtgactttggTGTCGGTAACCGGGGCTCTCGGGACTTCGGTGTTGGGAacggatcacgtgactactTGGGAGGAAACGGACATGACTACGGTACACGTGAGTCGGCGGTGTCACGTGCCCTATCTCCTGACAGACGGGATTCATATAGACCTCAGGCTCAGGAGTCGTGGCAGCGTGCTGCAGAGGTTACTAATCAGTTGAAGGCTCGAATCGAGGCCATGAAGGCGAGACAGAAGATGTACTAG